Proteins encoded within one genomic window of Dermacentor silvarum isolate Dsil-2018 unplaced genomic scaffold, BIME_Dsil_1.4 Seq11517, whole genome shotgun sequence:
- the LOC119434513 gene encoding FGGY carbohydrate kinase domain-containing protein-like, whose product MWFVRSTGHATSWTALADTGHSVSSLLMCGGLAKNPLYVELHADATGLPVLLPSETESVLLGGAILAASASGRYSSVTEAMLRMGGSGKVLAPRSSERRFHDAKYAAFRALLDCQLRLREIMSPGGRPPSSCS is encoded by the exons ATGTGGTTTGTTCGCAGTACGGGACACGCCACATCATGGACTGCACTGGCTGACACGGGTCACTCGGTGTCTAGCCTGCTCATGTGCGGGGGCTTGGCCAAGAACCCACTCTACGTTGAGCTGCACGCAGACGCAACGG GATTGCCGGTGTTACTACCCTCCGAGACAGAGTCGGTGCTGTTAGgtggcgccatcctggcggctagCGCAAGTGGTCGCTACTCTAGCGTCACGGAGGCTATGCTTCGGATGGGTGGCTCGGGCAAAGTGTTGGCGCCGCGTTCCAGCGAGCGGCGGTTCCACGACGCCAAGTACGCCGCTTTCCGTGCGCTCCTCGACTGCCAGCTACGTCTGAGGGAGATCATGTCGCCCGGCGGGAGACCACCGTCCTCGTGTTCTTGA